A section of the Kribbella sp. HUAS MG21 genome encodes:
- a CDS encoding tetratricopeptide repeat protein — translation MSEPSETRLQMAAHWLQIGRPERVLDELQGLSGDAAVDYRAYLFRGAALHSLDRNAEAVDVLRDGLALHGPFPAMLHVLGASLRSEGRLPEAEAAFLQGLSLDPNDPDLLIGYAHVCLAAGQAEKASALVERAASQAPESAAVSAARAQVAFALGKDRDMYRHSTEALSHDPEDPHARALHGTASMLTGDARGGYDSLRSAAASQPGDEDLRAAAREAKLYNHPLMVPLRPFARFNPLVVWIGAVAIIYGLRVAGLGPLSFAFAMFWLGFCVYSWVVPPLVRRWINRKWGS, via the coding sequence GTGAGCGAACCGAGTGAGACCCGGCTGCAGATGGCCGCGCACTGGCTGCAGATCGGCCGCCCCGAGCGGGTGCTCGACGAACTCCAGGGCCTGTCCGGCGACGCGGCCGTCGACTACCGCGCGTACCTGTTCCGCGGGGCCGCCCTGCACTCGCTGGACCGCAACGCCGAGGCGGTCGACGTACTGCGGGACGGTCTGGCGCTGCACGGTCCGTTCCCGGCGATGCTGCACGTGCTGGGCGCGTCGCTGCGGTCGGAGGGCCGGCTGCCGGAGGCCGAAGCGGCGTTCTTGCAGGGTCTGAGCCTCGACCCGAACGACCCCGACCTGCTGATCGGCTACGCGCACGTCTGCCTGGCCGCCGGGCAGGCGGAGAAGGCGAGCGCGCTGGTCGAGCGGGCCGCGTCCCAGGCGCCGGAGAGCGCGGCTGTGTCGGCGGCCCGCGCGCAGGTGGCGTTCGCGCTCGGCAAGGACCGGGACATGTACCGGCACAGCACCGAGGCGCTGTCCCACGACCCGGAGGACCCGCACGCGCGGGCCCTGCACGGTACGGCGTCGATGCTCACCGGCGACGCCCGCGGCGGGTACGACTCGCTGCGCTCCGCCGCCGCCTCGCAGCCCGGTGACGAGGACCTGCGCGCCGCCGCCCGGGAGGCGAAGCTGTACAACCACCCGCTGATGGTGCCGCTGCGGCCGTTCGCCCGGTTCAACCCGCTGGTGGTGTGGATCGGCGCCGTCGCGATCATCTACGGCCTCCGCGTCGCGGGCCTCGGACCGCTGTCGTTCGCGTTCGCCATGTTCTGGCTGGGGTTCTGCGTCTACTCCTGGGTGGTACCCCCACTCGTACGCCGCTGGATCAATCGGAAATGGGGCTCATGA
- a CDS encoding HIT domain-containing protein → MSENCIFCGIVAGDIPSTRVAETDGAIAFMDIAPATPGHLLVIPRAHSADLREAAPEDLTAAFLLAQSMVTRVTERLEGATGANLLSCIGADAWQSVFHTHLHVIPRYPDDPMVLPWQPHSGDLDEIKAVSDKLM, encoded by the coding sequence ATGAGCGAGAACTGCATCTTCTGCGGAATCGTGGCCGGTGACATCCCCTCCACGCGGGTCGCGGAGACCGACGGGGCGATCGCCTTCATGGACATCGCACCGGCGACGCCCGGGCACCTGCTGGTGATCCCGCGCGCGCACTCGGCCGACCTGCGCGAGGCCGCGCCGGAGGACCTCACCGCGGCCTTCCTGCTCGCCCAGTCGATGGTCACGCGGGTGACCGAGCGTCTCGAGGGCGCCACCGGGGCCAATCTGCTCAGCTGCATCGGAGCGGACGCCTGGCAGAGCGTCTTCCACACCCACCTGCACGTGATCCCCCGCTACCCGGACGACCCGATGGTGCTCCCCTGGCAGCCGCACTCGGGCGACCTGGACGAGATCAAGGCGGTCAGCGACAAGCTGATGTGA
- a CDS encoding PfkB family carbohydrate kinase: MSDNAMVFAPLPQLTVTVERTEDAPELHLHAGGQGFWQARMICALGVPVTFCATVGCGEVGQVLASRLETEGLDLKLIRRDTDSGWYVHDRHDGERVVVAEHAGSALGRHERDELHTLALAEGLRAGLCVLSGPADPSLVPADTYARLGADLQRNGTPIAADLAGEDLDAVLQAKPMFVKVSDEQLDEDGLADQDDEDALVAAAQQLRARGAENVVVSRAEKPAIAILTDGCYRVHVPDLSVRDPRGAGDSMTAGVVAVLAGGGDLLDAIRTGAAAGTLNITRHGLGSGRADAIAELVKHVELEPLEQS; encoded by the coding sequence ATGAGCGACAACGCGATGGTGTTCGCACCGCTGCCGCAGCTCACGGTGACGGTGGAACGGACCGAGGACGCCCCGGAGCTGCACTTGCACGCCGGGGGCCAGGGGTTCTGGCAGGCACGGATGATCTGCGCGCTCGGCGTCCCGGTCACCTTCTGCGCCACCGTCGGCTGCGGCGAGGTCGGGCAGGTCCTGGCGTCCCGGCTCGAGACCGAGGGCCTGGACCTGAAGCTGATCCGCCGGGACACCGACAGCGGCTGGTACGTGCACGACCGCCACGACGGCGAGCGCGTGGTGGTCGCCGAGCACGCGGGATCGGCGCTCGGCCGGCACGAGCGCGACGAGCTGCACACCCTCGCCCTGGCAGAAGGCCTGCGAGCGGGCCTGTGCGTGCTGAGCGGGCCGGCGGACCCGTCGCTGGTGCCGGCCGACACCTACGCGCGGCTCGGCGCCGACCTGCAACGCAACGGCACGCCGATCGCCGCCGACCTCGCCGGCGAGGACCTGGACGCCGTACTGCAGGCGAAGCCGATGTTCGTGAAGGTCAGCGACGAGCAGCTGGACGAGGACGGCCTCGCCGACCAGGACGACGAGGACGCACTGGTCGCCGCGGCCCAGCAGCTCCGGGCGCGGGGCGCCGAGAACGTGGTGGTGAGCCGCGCCGAGAAGCCCGCGATCGCGATCCTGACCGACGGCTGCTACCGCGTCCACGTTCCGGATCTCAGCGTCCGGGACCCGCGGGGCGCGGGCGACTCGATGACGGCGGGCGTGGTCGCCGTCCTGGCGGGCGGCGGCGACCTGCTGGACGCGATCCGGACCGGCGCCGCAGCCGGCACGCTCAACATCACGCGGCACGGTCTGGGATCGGGTCGCGCCGACGCGATCGCCGAACTGGTCAAGCATGTCGAGCTCGAACCGCTGGAGCAGTCGTGA
- a CDS encoding 5'/3'-nucleotidase SurE, which yields MTQRVLITNDDGIKAPGLRALAEAAQQAGLDVVVAAPAEEASGASAAMSAYLKQGRVPISRQPSAGFDGIPAYGVAASPAYIVVLATLETFGPAPDLVLSGINRGANAGRAILHSGTVGAAFTAAAYGMPALAASLDVLSPLSASAGGNALQVLDESSDAAHHWPTAAAWVRELIPRLRDLNDGFVLNLNVPDRPADEVRGLATAALAKFGQVQMAVAEAGEDFVRTSVEENRARADRGTDLALLTDGYATLTTVRAVAELT from the coding sequence GTGACCCAGAGAGTCCTGATCACGAACGACGACGGCATCAAGGCCCCCGGCCTGCGGGCCCTCGCCGAGGCCGCACAGCAAGCCGGCCTGGACGTCGTGGTCGCCGCCCCGGCCGAGGAGGCCAGCGGTGCGAGCGCCGCGATGAGCGCCTACCTCAAGCAGGGCCGCGTTCCGATCTCGCGGCAGCCGTCGGCCGGCTTCGACGGTATCCCGGCGTACGGCGTGGCCGCTTCACCGGCGTACATCGTGGTGCTGGCGACCCTCGAGACGTTCGGACCGGCGCCCGATCTCGTGCTCTCGGGGATCAACCGCGGCGCCAACGCCGGCCGGGCGATCCTGCACTCGGGCACGGTCGGCGCCGCCTTCACGGCGGCCGCCTACGGCATGCCCGCCCTCGCGGCGTCCTTGGACGTGCTCTCGCCGCTGAGCGCGTCCGCGGGCGGGAACGCGTTGCAGGTGCTCGACGAGAGCAGCGACGCGGCACACCACTGGCCGACCGCCGCGGCCTGGGTCCGCGAGCTCATCCCCCGGCTGCGAGACCTGAACGACGGGTTCGTCCTCAACCTGAACGTCCCGGACCGGCCGGCGGACGAGGTACGGGGACTCGCGACGGCGGCACTCGCGAAGTTCGGCCAGGTGCAGATGGCGGTGGCCGAGGCCGGCGAGGACTTCGTCCGGACCTCCGTCGAGGAGAACCGGGCCCGCGCGGACCGCGGCACCGACCTGGCTCTCCTCACCGACGGCTACGCCACCCTGACGACGGTCCGGGCGGTCGCCGAACTCACTTGA